Within Coturnix japonica isolate 7356 unplaced genomic scaffold, Coturnix japonica 2.1 chrUnrandom787, whole genome shotgun sequence, the genomic segment TATGGCATAAGCCCTGCCCCCTTTATGCCCATATAAGGTCAAAGCCCCGCCCCTTATGCCCATATATGGCCATGTCCCAGCCCCCATGCCCATATATGGTCATAGCCCCGCCCACATGCCCGTATAAGGCAATGCCCCGCCCCTTTATGCCCATATATGgcataagccccgccccctttatGCCCATATAAGGTCAAAGCCCCGCCTACCTGTGGCCACCTGTCTGGCGATGGCGCTGCCCAATGGGATGATGGGGCTGAGCAGGCGGCGGCCATCTTGGTGGGCGGGGCCTCGGCTGTGGGGGCGGAGCATGAGCCGCTCCTCAACgcgctgcagcagcagcagcaccgagTCCAGCAGCAAGGCCTGCACctctatagggggatatagggattATATAGGGGactatagggatataggggccttatggggtatataggggctatatggggccttatggggtcatttagggtggatatggggtggatatgggatatataggggccttatggggtggatatggggccttatggggtggatatggggtcctatggggtatataggggccatatggggtcttatggggtcatttagggtggatatggggtagatatggggtcttatggggtggatatggggccttatgggggggatatggggccttATGGAGTCTTATATGGTGGGTATGGGACcttatggggtatatagggaccatatggggccttatggggtcattatgggtggatatggggccttatggggtggatatggggccttatggggccttatagggtggatatggggtttttaagggtggatatggggcattatggggtatataggagtcatatggggccttatggggtggatatggggccttatggggtcgtttaggttggatatggggtggatatggggtcttatggggtatataggggccttatggggtatataggggtcatatggggctttatggggtcatttagggtggatatggggcgctatggggtaTATAGAGGCcatatggggtggatatggggtcttatggggacttatggggtggatatggggtcttacggggtggatatggggccttatggggtatatagggatCATATAGGGGacttatggggtggatatggggtcctatggggtatataggggccatatggggccttatggggtggatatggggtcttatggggtatataggggcCATATGGGTTGGATATGGGGacttatggggtggatatggggtcttatggggtggatatggggtcttatggggttatagggagAATATAGGGGGcctatggggtggatatggggccttatggggtcgtttagggtggatatggggtggatatggggtcttatggggtatatagggtcttatggggtggatatggggtcttatggggtggatatggggtcttatggggtatataggggcCATatagggtggatatggggctttatggggtggatatggggtatataggagccatatggggccttatggggtggttatggggtcttatggggcattatggggtatataggggctatatggggcc encodes:
- the LOC107307694 gene encoding rho guanine nucleotide exchange factor 1-like, whose amino-acid sequence is MGLLCEYRNVDITKRTLLHEGGLSWRVSRDKAVEVQALLLDSVLLLLQRVEERLMLRPHSRGPAHQDGRRLLSPIIPLGSAIARQVATGRTAVPTPT